The sequence below is a genomic window from bacterium.
TCAACGCACTCCCGGACATCATCACGAAGTATCATCTGGACCAACCGGTCTACGTGCAGTACTGGGACTGGCTCCGCCAGGTGCTGCACGGGGACCTGGGGTGGTCCGAGACCGCTCGTGAGCCGGTGGCCGACGCCATCCGGGGGTTCTTCCCCGCGACC
It includes:
- a CDS encoding ABC transporter permease; the encoded protein is MTAFIIRRLLLLPLVGIGVSMLIFALLQFLTPAMRASLYIHDPKQLNALPDIITKYHLDQPVYVQYWDWLRQVLHGDLGWSETAREPVADAIRGFFPAT